A window of Anabas testudineus chromosome 7, fAnaTes1.2, whole genome shotgun sequence genomic DNA:
CTATTTTATGGATGCTTTGTGGGCACATCCCATCGGTAATATTTTCAACTCAAAAATGCAGtgcagttttaaatattaaGCCAGAAGTGTTTTCAAAGAAAGCACCGCTGATGATGGAAGATAACTACGCAACTGTTGTCACAGGACCGAGTTCCGAGatcaactaaaaaaaaaaaaggtctgggatttttaaaaagagcttTAGTCTGTGTCCAGTTCTTCACAACAGTAATATAACGCGAATAATATAGTGTAGCAAAAGTTCCTGGAGGAAATAGGTCAGCCGTTCTACCACAATGTGTGATTACATCAGGTCTGTAGCCTGCACACAGTGCAGCCGAAAGCGGCCCCTTGTTCTTATTTTCGCCTGGAAGCGTCAGCTTGGACTTGTATGGTATGGATGAATAGCCCATTGACACAGAAGCTTCACATTGATTCATTTGATGCCATTTTAATTGTCACGTTATTGCTGAAAAAGCTTTTGGGCATTGCCGAGAATATTACAACAGAACTTGGTTGCAGATACTAAAGGCGGCTGTCATTAATATTGGATTCTAACTGTATTTGTATCTTCAAATTAAAGATTTACTATGCGCTGCAATGTAGATTTGAATTGAGGGTTTCTTACCTGAAATGGTTTTCACCTCCTCCTGTGGCTGTTACTGCTGAGGTGAAACAACACTCATTCAACATAATCACCTTTGCCAATACTAGCTCTTAGTTCTGCATCACTctcaaaacacactgaaacacacacacatgcacccactCTGtagattactttttttttattaatgaaaagtaaaagtaagagctaatttaataaaaaaataataaggtTGTTAATCAGGTAAAATAAATCTTCCCAATTCCTATAATCTGCTATTTTGGATTCACATTACCACCTCCTAAAAGGCAACGTTATTAATAAACGTATTTGTGAAAAGCAATGCTCTACATCTACATCTCAACATGTTAATAGGTGATCCTGCGTCAGTTAGGTACGGGGTTTAAAGGAAATGCGTCCTGCAAAAAACGAGCTTTGACAAGACTGACTGGcttaaatgttaatatttgatTTAGAATATGTGGATTTTCTTAATACTTTGTTCATAATGGAAATTATAGTGACCATCGACCAATGATTCTAtattaaataacttttattatatttaataatcaaAGTGAACCTCAGCCTAAACAGCTGCCTACAACCTAAAGCTTGCGCACTAAGGCAAAGAGGAAGGCagttgaaatattaaaattaaatatttaataagacatatattttttcatgtatttctaTATACCACTTGTGACAAGTATCATATGTTATTATATTCTCTGGCAGTTTTCACAGTCGGCCAAATTTCTCAGGTTGTTGTCTTTTGCAACCATCCCGAACGTGTCCAAACTCCCCTTTAAGGGCGCGGGTCTGTGTAACTTAAGCCAATGATGTGACTCGGTGTTCTGCAGGAAAAAATGGTGACATGCGAGGCAGTGGGTCTTTAAAGGGCTGATCTGCCCCAACTCACAAGCCCAGTCTCGTAGGGCTTGTTACCGTATCACGTGCCAAATTCTTAATGAAGTGGACACACGATGGTCTGCTGTGCGCATGCGCGTGGTGTAAAATGTAGTTGGAAATGAGGTGTCCGTCTTGGAGTAGTCGACTTTTAAAAAGCATCGGCAGCCCCTGCTATGACGACTTCGCTAGTTCTGCATCCACGCTGGGCGGACACCTTGATGTACGTTTATGAAAAAAGCCCGAATGAAAACAACCAGAATAAAAGCCAAACAATGGAGGGACTGAGCAGTAATTGCCCTGCGACCCACTGCAGGGACCTAATGTCGCACCCCGCGCTGGGACGACATTCTGGCACCATAGCGAGCCACCAAGGCTCCGTCTACTCGGATATTTCCTCTCCAGACACCGGCCGACAGTGTCCCGCTCCACAGACATCATCGAGTGCGTCTTTGAGCTACGGTTATCCCTTTGGAAACCCATATTACGGCTGTCGATTATCTCATTCGCACAACGTGAACTTGCAGCAGAAGCCTTGCTCGTATCATCCCGCAGAGAAATATGCCGAGCCCAGCACAGCGCTGCCCACGGAAGAACTGTCAACCAGGGCGAAAGAGTTTGCCTTCTACCCGAGTTTCGCCAGCTCGTATCAGGCAGTTCCTGGATATCTCGACGTTTCAGTGGTGCCCAGTATCAGTGCCCATCCTGAACCACGACACGACGCATTGATCCCCATGGAGGGTTATCAGCATTGGGCTCTCTCCAATGGCTGGGATGGGCAGGTGTACTGCTCCAAAGAGCAAACACAGTCATCCCATCTTTGGAAATCACCTTTTCCAGGTACGAAAAAgttatgtttgattttttttttaagatgtctCCAAGCTGTAGTTCTTGCGAGAGTCCAACTGTCTGTAGGGATTTAATGCCAGTGTCATCAGTAGATATTTAAACGGGGTCAGATATTTTAACTCTGCTGAGATGTCTTTGCTTAGTCTATGAACGTTATTGTGTTAAAATGCCAATATCAACTTAAGAAGAAGTTCAAGAAAACACTAAATGCACTGAATAAACATACAACTGTCAAGCCCCAAGTCAGTTCTCATATGTCTTTTATGGACCCTGCGATTATAGACCATATTCTTCAATTTGGCATTAGACAAatcattatatattttcttaGAAGTGTGCGTAAAGATGTGAGTTCAATGACCTTTTCAGCTGCTTGACCCTTTAACGTTTAATGTGTATTAGGAAATAGACCACTTACTTGCCACATTTCTTTTCGTTAAGTCATATGATGAATATAGTTCAGTTTCAGTCACGTAGAAATGAAAGGAGCACTGGTGCTTCCCTTTGCCCTCGGTTTGACAGCACAGTGATCAATATAGTGTTTGGGTTGTGCCTGTAAATCTCAGCGCACACCATATGATACCGTTACACAAACTTCACGTTTTAATTCAGGCTCGCCTTTTGCTTTGCTTGCGTTCATATCATATGCATGATATCTGATTATAGAGACACAGGCCCGAGCACTATGCAGTTTACAGAGTGTTTATTAGACTGCTTCCTACAGCACTAGTCTGTATTATCTTTGTCAAATCTGGAGGTATTTTGGGTTCAAGTGCGGACGCTCTCAGACTTGTACTGAACGTGCACATGACATTGCCCCCCTTACATTGATAATACTTATGAGCAAGCCACGCAAGCACGGGCACGAAGTCAAATGCGCGCACACGTTCAAAAACACaagcgcgcgcgcgcgcgccGTCCATGTCTTGCCTGGCTCCACTGACACACAGTTATTTTGCTTTGGAAACAAAAATGCTTCAGTAACCCGTTATCTTCTATATTAGTTCTTATAATAGTACATTATAAGAGCTAAGATGATGCTTGAATATTCGTAGCCTACGTTAAGATACGTTCATCTTGAAGCTAAATGATTTGTGGAGAAATATTTACAATCCCTGACTATAAAATTACACGTGGGTAAAAAATGTCATGTCCAGCAGTTTGCCACTATTAGAGACACTGTCATACTTGTCCTGTCATGTTTCCCATTAGCTGTTTTGCATTCACCTCCGGTCTTGGGGCAAGGGTGTAGTCCTCTAACCTTGCTTACCTGAACAAATAAGTTGCCCACTCTCAAAGGGTTTTGGGAATTTTCAAAAGATTCATAAAGAACTTGTAATTGATGGATTGACTATCCTGATTCTCAAATGGGCGttgtttagtttattgtttGCAAATGGTGAGAGATAATATAGTTTTTCACCTGTTCACCTATTAATTAAAATTAGGCTGGATGTTTATCAAGTTATCACATGAAACTTTGTTGTTTCAGTATATTCGATAGAAGCTAGTCAACCAGTAGATTAAGTACTGCTATGcaaacagagggaggaaagaaaaacaggccACTGGGGATAATTCATAGTTGCTGTGGCTTTAACTTTGTGCTGATTGTTcatttacagaaacaacagatgcatgtgcagtgattttttttacgTACTGAACTCTTCTGTAGACGTTTTTCTAATTTCATTGTCGTATCAGGTGCAGTACACCTGAGATCCTcattaaaagaacatttctccTGTGTTGCTCTCCAGTTCCCACCTCCcgccctacacacacacacacacacacacacacacacacacacacacacacacacacggatcaTTAAATGATTTGAAATGCACTTTCTCATTTGGTACCCAGTAATTAAACTGAACATTGCCCAGTTTGTTTTAGAAATATAGGCTACTGTCTTGCCAATTGCAGTTCTGTTGGTTTTTCGTTGTGTAACAACAAAGTGTTTTGCGCACAGTCTAATATTTTCCTGTCAACGTTCTTCTTCTCTTACAGACGTCGTGCCATTGCAGCCTGAGGTCAGCAGTTACCGTCGAGGGCGGAAAAAGCGTGTTCCTTACACCAAGATCCAAttgaaggagctggagaaagagTATGCAGCCAGCAAGTTCATCACCAAAGACAAGAGAAGGCGCATTTCGGCCGCCACCAACCTCTCAGAGCGTCAAGTCACCATCTGGTTCCAAAACCGACGAGTCAAGGAGAAGAAATTTGTCAGTAAATCCAAGAACAATCACATGCACACCACTTGATAAGATCAGCGACCTCCTTGAAACTGCAACTCATACCTTCCAATAAATCATATCATATATGTACCTCTTGCATTGAAAATCGTGGCTGAAGAACATTTTCGCCgactattttttaatttaagtttcaTGGTCTCCATCGACCATGTCACCACGTCGCCCGTTTTCAATTTAGGGATAATTCtctaaaaactgtgaaaatgttgaaaattcacttcacatttgttttatatgaatgtacatatataaatatataatatttaaaacaactgtATTTCAAAGACAAGTATTgcgtgtttttcttcttttttttttttccaagccaaaattaaaaaaggacTGATGACATTTCTAAGACTTGCAACGGGCAGATCAAAACGGAGGACATGACGTttggtgtcattttaaaatggcagATAATCGCTATATGAACTTGAGACTTTAACAGCTGAAACATGCTCACAGAAAGGACTTTtgagagaaacatttttcaATATTCCTTCTGAATTTAAAAGGCAatgcttctctcttttctcttaaGCCTGGGATAAAACAAAGGCTGCTATGTTGTTAATCTGTACAGTGCAATGCctttatttaattcatattatCTAGAATGGCAGAACTGTAAACTGGAATATCCCAAAACCTGTATGTTTTCCTTTATCAGTGAAGGACTCTGTCATGCAACTGGAATGATTGTAACCAATTAAAAGTCAGCGAGTATTACTCATCAATGCACAAtcgttttattttgttctgtctttgttaGTGTAGCTTTGGAGCTGATCACACGCCTTGTACGAAGCCTGTCATTTTTACTTTCGTGCAGTATGTGAAATGTATTGTGATGTTAAATTACGTACTGGTAACgtgtttcataaataaatgattatgaAAATGCTCAAGTCAATCAAGCATCTTACTTCAAGCATTTCCTTACGTTTCGAGTTGTACTTGTGTGAAGAAACAAATCGTCATTTTGCTTCTTCAGTTTGAGAACGTGACCTTATCAGCGGATGGGCGAGTGATGATGTTATGCTGCGAGGTGCTTGATTAGGACTTATTAGGCATCCTCGGGTCATGTTCATCACAACTGATTATACAATTATTACGCATTGGTAATGATTACCAACGCGCATTTTctgaagctgaaaaaaaaaatcatagtcCATATTGTATTTGCACTCTTTTCCAATTCTAGATTGAGTTGCAGGATCTGATATTTCTGATACATACAGACAGTCGGCgcctgagagaaagagagaaagaaatataCCCCATGCATCCCTCCAACTTCCCCTgcattttaatcaaatttaataCCAAAGATGTATTACCTGTTAGCCTACGTGGCAGTTCATTTGGCAGAATTATCACAAACAGGCCAAAAGGTAAATCAAGTGATTTATGCATCTGCTCTCGCAGAAACATGGGTTACCGCTGGGTATTGTTCTCAGTATTTATATTCCACAGATACTAATTAATTGTAGTTATCTGACAATAGGAATATTAAGCCATGACCCGCACACTGTAGGAGCGAACTTTTGCTTTCTGCAACACCGTTCAGTGTAATCATATTTCGCTGACAAAGTTTGCTGTGAGATATTAAGAATATATGCGTCCTTGCTTAAATAAATGTGGGTTTGAATCACATAATGGCGCCAGGCGCGTATTTGGATTTTGGTTACTTGGTTGAAGTAATGCTCTGTTTCAATATATGatacaatatatacacacagttttTTGAGAGggaatttgaaaatgcattcaGTTATGTCACCTATATGAACTCATTATTCTGTTAATCTGAACATGTGTAAATAGTAATAGTATGTTTGTGCTCATTTAAGTGTCATAGGCGAGTCCGACTGATTCAGCTGCAGTTCTGATAATggaacagaagaggagaggaaagtaTTTGGGAAATAAATGTTCACACACGACTGTCCCAGAATTAGTCAAGTTTCAACTTTGCTGCATTTAACCACCTTAAAGGTTCTGTCAGATCTGTAATCATATTAACGCACATTACGCCAAATATtcataataatcaataattcatATGGCGTCTCGGTTTTCCTCTAATAGTGAATATCAACCTAAACCAAGTCTAGTTTTGCAGCGattgtcaaaataaatgaagCTAGAAGTATAGTTAGGGtgctagttttattttttgttttaatgtaactACAGGCGCCTCGCTGATTAGACTGTGTCACTTTTTCCCGTTTCCCAAGATTTGGTGAAATCGCTGCTCAGAATCCAAGatgtcagatttttttgtttgttgctccTGAATTTTCAGTCCTTGAGAAAAGTTCTGGGTCTCCTGATTTACCCTTGACCATGACTATGCAGTCACTTTGACCTTGACATCACAGCAGATTGTGCATAATAAATAGGGGGCTGGACACCAGCGCTGGCGGTTTGTTTGTAGGCAAACAAGGTGTTATTTCCCCGTCTAGACAGCCGGACTTAATGGCACgtcataaatacataaaaaagggGAAGTGTAGGGATATCCTCTGACCTGCATTTCTGACCATCTCTCCCAGTGTTGCATTAACATTTGGgctctgttcatttgtgttttgcagaAGTCCTCTAAAAGTAGTAGTTGTGGCCCGTGCCTCTGGAACCTCCAATGGTTTCATGCACTCATCATGAGGTGTGTGTTATTGACCACGGAGGACAGGTAGGACATTTGACGTCTCACACCAACACCAGTAATCCGCAGCAAGCAGCCACACAGTCTACACAGCGAGAGGAAATGATAATACGACGTCGCCAGCAATATACCGATGAAGGTAGGGCAGTTTTCTTCCTTCTACGGCAGTAGGCCTTCATGGACTTTGTTTTATGACTTTTAGCTCACGATTAACTACGTTGAGCAAAGAAGACTAGGTTAAATTATGATGGATAATATGTGGTGACAGGCTTGTTTGTAGctgtatttaaaatcattttcttaaaaCCACAGGGTGTTATGCCCTTTGATAAATGTAAGAGGCAAATAGGGCTGCTTTACGTGTATTTAACTCAATTCCTGATATTTTaccatataatataaaaaaaaggaacttATATTCTTAGGTTTAAGTATATTTAAAGTATCACCTTTTTACCTAAATTAtgtgaatatttaaatttaataattaaattaaagtaacacATTTATCAATATGTAAATGCAGAAATATGCAATTAAGTTGCGCAAATTCCAAAAAAGTTCTCGTACCACTAGTACCAAAGTATATTCATATTGCGAACCCTGAAACAGGCAATACAATGTTCCTTAAGTATTTTTGTACTGGATTAGTACTAATTGTCACCTAGAATAATCAGTTTGCCTCCACGCCAATAACATTGTCATGCGACTGTATCTCCCATCCCAAACAAAAGTATACAGCACTCAGTAAAGCCCCTTTTCAAATAGAAGCAGAAGAAACATCACACTTTCCCCCTCTGATAAACCTCTTTTTGCCttgaaaatgtaaagaaagtgTAGAGAAAGTTGCATTGCGTGCAGGCGTCAAAGCTGCAGGCCACTGTCAACAGAGGCATGAGACAGGGGGCTGATAACCTCTGCTGGTGACCAGAGGAAAATATCAGGAAGTGCtgcaaatatttacaaattCGGTATATTTTAGTTGTGTTGCGCAAATCATGATTTTTAGGCTCAGCACACTGTCTTTTTGTGTAAGTGCCTATGTATAAATTATTGGGTTCATAATCATACACTTTtataaactgctgctgctccaggccTGCTTATGGGTGGTGCAGCAAAAATATaaggtacagtacagttttaGACGTGtactgaaacagttttgagATGTTTTCTTATAGGGTACTGttcacattaaaatgtacatgaatACAGTAAAGACATTGTTTCGTGATTTAATAGATTTATTATTGGAGTAATCAGAAATCAGGAAAACATTTGCAGTAACAACAGGTTTTTGACTTTGGTAAATATTCCAACAATGGCTTCCAATTAAATTTAGCCAGGAAGACATGTGtatacatccacacacacacacacacacacacacacacacacacacacacacacacacacacagagcagaatttaaagttgaattaattactgaataACTAGggttaaatatttgattaaatataacagttcttttgttttctaattttatgCAAAGGGACAGTTCAAATGTTTGTATATAGGACAACACAAAGGCCCTgcttttgaatttgaattttcatatttttacataaGACCTGTTCAGATTGAATGCATAGaaatatgttatattttctGGATGCTTGGAAATTCAAGTAATGTTATATTATTGCTTCCAGAAGAACATAAGCTATCTTTACCAATTTTAAGCAAAGGTCTAGGCGACATATTTAATCATGGCTCGTCCCAGACAATGCGATTTATGTGGCTAAACCAGATTAAACATAGTTCGTTGTTGTAAACAAATGGAAAAGCCAAACTTATAAACTAAACCATTACCACATTCTGCGTTCTTCAGGCTTTCcttgttggtttgttttccttgaAGGCAACTTTAAAGGGGTTGCACAAGGCTATAACTGTGGCAACCTGCCTGCAGAGaatcaaagagagaaaagcgGAAGAAAAGCCCTTTGTTTCGGCTATTGCCCTGTCTGGACAGGACCAATGGATTCCAGGAGGGTAATTTCAATATGGAGCAGACAGTGTACTAGACAGTGACCTTGACAGTGCTATATGCTCAGTTAATCAAGTTCTTTTTAACAGCATATTTACGTTTTGTTAAACGAGAGCGCAGGGCCTACAGTTCCTGGTCAGGTATGATCATAACTAAGCTACAAATGCACTGAGCAGACGAGCAGTTGTTTGAATGTGCAGTGCGGATCTATGGAAGCAGTGACTCGGAGGCGTGGAGAGACGAGGCAAGGAGGCGCAACATATGGCCTCTTTCCCGGAGGTAAAGTGGCGACTTATGCCTGCACATGATTCTCTCAGCGAATGGCTCTCCGTGTTGccgtgttgttgttgtaaacgGCACCCTGCGCTGTATTGCTTTTGGTACGCGTTATAATAACACGAGAAGCCGTGAAACGATACCCAGAAACCCAAATGCTTCTGATGAGACTGTTATATTGAGCTGATATTGTGCTGCATTGCGAGACTCACTAACTAGATGCAAGAATATGCAGTGATAGAAGAGCTACTGACTCCAAGAGACAGGACGACACCGCAGCGGCTCCCTAAGAGCTTCtccagtttaaatattttatttcttttttacttctattTTAGGCTTGAGCAAGGCCCGGTGCCTTTGGTTTAGATACATGGTCACAAGTGACCGATGCAGCTATCAAATATCGACCGGCTTGCAAGTTGTTCCAGACCAATGTTTAAATGAATGCTGATGTTCTCACATAACACTTCGTTTGCAAATGTGTAGAAGGGAACGTCTCCCTGCACGCATGTGCAAGCTGCTGTAACTTGCACACTCCTGTTAATCCTTGACAATGAGTTATCAATTAGTagatttgctttatttttattagttggACTCatatcagttattttttttttgtgtgtgctttgttaAGGGAGGTCATAAGTGCTTTTTAATTCAGCGTAAAATCCTTCGGCGCAGCTTGGAATATATTCGCATTATTTTTATGACACTGGGTTGTTAGCTCTCACTTTAAAGTGCTCCATCCTGAAAGGCTGTtatgtttatttccttttattgattttaatttctacttattatattattttagtatttgaGTTCAATATCAAGTTCAACCGACCGTGACTCTCAGCCTGAACTTGACTAGATTGACGGCGACGTCTGTGTCTGCTTGTATTTAGGATTGACAGAAAATTCTAAATGCATTGCAATTGATTAAACTATTTGTCCTTGATGTTTTGAGACTTTCAAGATTTACCATAACTAAGAAGTAAGCAGCTCACAGTTGCTGAGTTATGACGGCTTTGGAGATCAATAAATTGTCTTTCCTGGCCGAGAGTAAGTTATGAATTTATAAAGTGAAATTGGGATAGGGAAAATTGTTGCTGGCTTGATATAATACAGAAAGTTATAAAGTATTTAATTTTCAGGTACTGATGAGTCTGTGGACCCGGCAGATGAATGCATAAGGCTTGGGTCAGTCATAGGAATATGCGAACGATGATAGTTGTGCTGCTTGATGACCAAAGGCCACATTAGAAACTCTTGCTCCAGCTGTTGGCAGAAAGCCTGAATCATGTGCACATCACGGTGAAGTTTTCTGCAGGAACAAATGCACTGTGGCGGACTCTCTggaatgttttttgtttgtagaaaaaGGGCTTTGTGTCACAGCACAGGGTGTCCACATATGGCGCATCACATATTTGTTCAGTGTCTTCAGGATCGCATCAACAAATCAACTAATTAGCGAGATTTAAAGCACAGAGACTCTGGGCTGATTGAATCAGTTAAGTGCCCTCTGATATCTTGTAAAATTCATATAAAAGAATTGTGAGAGGTATAACAATCCCACCAGAGTTTGCCTGCTAACGTTTATTGGAGGTATCTGTTAAAGTTGCTCATGTGAGGTGTACTAGAGAATATTATGTGAAATATATCCTCTTAAAGTAACCTTGTAGAATATCGTCCTCTTTTACAGAGCCAGTGGCTTCAACCTGATGACCCCGTTACTGTAAATATGGGTAGAGTGCAGCAATGGGCATCAGTCTTTTCTTAAAACAAGCTTGTAAAATTGGGACATCTCAGCTTTATTTGACGTTAAATTCAACCATAATTTGCTAGAAAACAAGATGTCATATTCACCCTCTGcttaaagaaaaatagttttcatAAGAAGTTGTTTAAAAACTTTTGCCAGCTTATAAAGAGATTAAACGAGGCCACGGACAGTTCCGCCAGTGTGAA
This region includes:
- the hoxc13a gene encoding homeobox protein Hox-C13a, which produces MTTSLVLHPRWADTLMYVYEKSPNENNQNKSQTMEGLSSNCPATHCRDLMSHPALGRHSGTIASHQGSVYSDISSPDTGRQCPAPQTSSSASLSYGYPFGNPYYGCRLSHSHNVNLQQKPCSYHPAEKYAEPSTALPTEELSTRAKEFAFYPSFASSYQAVPGYLDVSVVPSISAHPEPRHDALIPMEGYQHWALSNGWDGQVYCSKEQTQSSHLWKSPFPDVVPLQPEVSSYRRGRKKRVPYTKIQLKELEKEYAASKFITKDKRRRISAATNLSERQVTIWFQNRRVKEKKFVSKSKNNHMHTT